The genomic interval GCTCCACAGCCTGCTCGGTCGCGACGTAGCCGGCGCTGACCGCGTTCACCCGCACCTTCGGCGCCCACTCCATCGCCAGCGAGCGCGTCAGGTTGAGCAGCCCGGCCTTCGCCGCCCCGTACGCCGCCGTCCCCGGCGACGGCCGCAGCCCCGACAGCGACGCGATGTTGACGATGCAGCCGCCATCGTCCTGTCCCTGCATGACCGCGTTCGCGCGCTGCGCCACGTACAGGGCCGCGGTGAGGTTCAGGTCGATGATCGCCGCGAGGAAACGAGGCGAGACGTCGGCGACGGCGCCGTGAGGAGAGCCGCCCGCGTTGTTCACGACGACGTCGAGCCGCCCGTGGTCCTCGACGACCGTCCCGACGAGTGCCCCGACCGCATCCGGCTCGCGTACGTCCGCGGCGATGAACCTCCCCACGATGTCGGCATCCGGCTCCGACCGGCCGCACACGACGAGCGTCGCCCCCGCCTGCGCGAACCGCGTCGCGATGCCGTGCCCGATGCCGCGCGTCCCGCCGGTGACGAGCACGATGCGACCGGCGAGGTCGAGCGGATCGTCCACGGGTCTCCCGGCCAGATGGATGGGCTAGCTTGCCATCTGACGCCGTGTCAGGGAACTCGCCCACGATGCCGATCACGCTCCAGTTGCACGACGACGGGTTCGCCGAGGTGACGATCGACCTTCCGCCGGTCAACGCCCTGCCCGTCGCCGCGTGGTTCGAGCTCGCCGAGACGGTCACGCGCGCGGGCCAGCAGGCCGACAGCGCGGTCGTCCTGCGGGCCGAGGGCAAGGGCTTCTGCGCGGGCGTCGACATCAAGGAGCTCGCAGCCGACGAGGGCCACCTCGCCCTCGTCGGGGTCAACCGCGGTTGCTACGCCGCCTTCAAGGCGGTCTACGAGTGCGAGGTCCCGGTCATCGCGGCGGTCCAGGGCTTCTGCCTCGGTGGCGGCATCGGTCTGGTCGGCAACGCCGACATCATCGTCGCCTCCGACGACGCCACCTTCGGTCTGCCCGAGGTGGACCGCGGGGCGCTCGGGGCGGCGACCCACCTGAGCCGGCTCGTTCCCGAGCACCGCATGCGCGCCATGCTCTACCTCGCCGAGAACGCGACCGCCGAGGAGCTGCACCGCTTCGGGTCCGTCCGTGCGGTCGTGGCGCGGGACGAGCTCCGCGACGTGGCGCTCGAGGTGGCGGGCCAGCTCGCGGCCAAGTCACCCACGATCCTGCGCCGCGCCAAGGAGGCCCTCAACGGCATCGACCCGGTCGACGTCAACCGCAGCTACCGCTTCGAGCAGGGCCTGACCTACGAGCTGACGTTGCGGGGCGTCGCCGACGAGGCGCGCACCGCGTTCGTCGAGAAGCGCGACGCGGACTTCGACGCGACCGGGGGCGCGGACCGGCGCGCAGCGCCGGGAGCAAACGCCGGACCCGACTCGCCGTCAGGCGAGTCGAGCGATGCCACCGGGGGCGCGGACCGGCGCGCAGCGCCGGGAGCAAACGCCGGACCCGACTCGCCGTCAGGCGAGTCGAGCGAT from Actinomycetota bacterium carries:
- a CDS encoding SDR family oxidoreductase, which encodes MDDPLDLAGRIVLVTGGTRGIGHGIATRFAQAGATLVVCGRSEPDADIVGRFIAADVREPDAVGALVGTVVEDHGRLDVVVNNAGGSPHGAVADVSPRFLAAIIDLNLTAALYVAQRANAVMQGQDDGGCIVNIASLSGLRPSPGTAAYGAAKAGLLNLTRSLAMEWAPKVRVNAVSAGYVATEQAVEHYGGEDGVARVAATVPLGRMGRPRDVADACLYLASPMAAYVTGANLEVHGGGEPPPFLAAARGE
- a CDS encoding enoyl-CoA hydratase family protein, coding for MPITLQLHDDGFAEVTIDLPPVNALPVAAWFELAETVTRAGQQADSAVVLRAEGKGFCAGVDIKELAADEGHLALVGVNRGCYAAFKAVYECEVPVIAAVQGFCLGGGIGLVGNADIIVASDDATFGLPEVDRGALGAATHLSRLVPEHRMRAMLYLAENATAEELHRFGSVRAVVARDELRDVALEVAGQLAAKSPTILRRAKEALNGIDPVDVNRSYRFEQGLTYELTLRGVADEARTAFVEKRDADFDATGGADRRAAPGANAGPDSPSGESSDATGGADRRAAPGANAGPDSPSGESSDATGGADRRAAPGANAGPDSPSGESSDATGGADRRAAPGANAGP